In the genome of Candoia aspera isolate rCanAsp1 chromosome 1, rCanAsp1.hap2, whole genome shotgun sequence, one region contains:
- the LOC134487605 gene encoding radial spoke head protein 3 homolog B-like, whose translation MASTSVLVNREEAGVPAGTYSYCSRPRAVTNRQRYRTALETNELDEEPVHYANLMYERRVVRGNTYALHVLPWSSEPDPLELQRQREAHRKMLARKRAKEQLRTGTPEPLEGRRHVDVQTELYLEELADRIIEVDVECQTDAFLDRPATPLFIPTKTGRDVATQIWEGELFDFDIEVRPMLEVLVGKTIEQALLEVAEEEELANLQAHQYAFHEMRAAELAEVQRLEEQERRHREEKERRKKQQTEITKKEKETAEKIAARAFAQRYLSDLLPSVFGSLRDSGYFYDPVERDIEMGFMPWIMVKMETLLEKKILSRVIADSLIRDVMEMRLEAFELGVLPQPFQVFQPPDQESEPTDTDSSMLTEPLGPLGSPERSERAGQPEEGLGQAEKGQAGGRGDGETAEPPEVPGQSEDPAAAPDQGQEEQPEDVGSEPQGFRTRTRKSCHPSHLPDQLLRAALPLSGASFGPPRDAQEERRLLLRPSAAAGAGQGEEPGCPPPPLSRPATFLQEEQTYIKYCQRKALPFPAELGGRSRPPPQLQEAAGPPLHGSPRQDIPPDFEIGPPKAEPPAALAPEKKPTSPSLGHPSTYRKAIFMSPLWPPLSG comes from the exons ATGGCGTCCACTTCAGTGCTCGTCAACCGAGAGGAGGCGGGCGTGCCCGCTGGCACCTACTCCTATTGCAGCCGACCCCGGGCCGTGACCAACCGCCAGCGGTATCGGACTGCCTTGGAGACCAATGAGCT agACGAGGAACCGGTTCACTATGCAAATCTCATGTACGAGCGGAGAGTGGTTCGCGGCAACACCTATGCCCTTCATGTGTTACCTTGG AGCAGCGAGCCGGATCCATTGGAGCTGCAACGGCAGCGTGAAGCCCATCGGAAGATGCTGGCCAGGAAGAGGGCGAAAGAACAGCTGCGGACCGGAACCCCAGAACCGCTGGAAGGCAGGCGGCACGTGGATGTGCAGACAG AATTGTACCTGGAAGAGCTTGCGGACCGCATCATCGAGGTAGACGTGGAATGTCAAACAGACGCCTTTCTGGACCGGCCGGCCACTCCGCTCTTCATCCCTACAAAGACCGGCAGAGACGTGGCCACGCAAATATGGGAAGGAGAG CTTTTTGATTTTGACATCGAAGTCCGGCCAATGCTTGAGGTTCTGGTTGGCAAAACAATAGAGCAGGCTTTGCTGGAGGTGGCGGAAGAAGAGGAACTCGCCAACCTGCAGGCGCATCAGTATGCCTTCCACGAAATGCGGGCGGCAGAACTCGCTGAGGTCCAGCGCCTTGAAGAGCAAGAGAGGCGACACCGAGAAGAAAAG gaacGTCGTAAAAAGCAGCAGACGGAAATcacaaagaaggagaaagaaacgGCGGAGAAGATCGCGGCCCGAGCCTTCGCCCAGCGCTACCTCTCGGACCTCCTTCCGTCCGTCTTTGGCAGCCTTCGCGACAGCGGATACTTCTACGACCCCGTGGAAAGAG ACATCGAGATGGGCTTCATGCCTTGGATAATGGTGAAGATGGAGACATTGCTGGAGAAGAAGATCCTCAGCCGAGTCATTGCTGATA GCTTAATTCGCGACGTGATGGAAATGAGGCTGGAGGCCTTTGAACTCGGCGTGTTGCCCCAACCCTTCCAAGTTTTCCAACCACCTGACCAGGAATCGGAGCCCACAGACACCGACAGCTCCATGCTGACTGAGCCCTTGGGGCCACTGGGGTCTCCTGAGCGATCCGAAAGGGCCGGCCAGCCGGAAGAAGGCTTGGGCCAGGCGGAGAAGGGTCAGGCAGGAGGTCGTGGTGATGGGGAAACGGCTGAACCGCCAGAAGTCCCAGGTCAATCAGAAGATCCAGCAGCAGCTCCGGATCAGGGCCAGGAGGAACAGCCGGAAGACGTGGGGTCCGAGCCCCA GGGGTTTCGAACCCGCACCCGCAAATCCTGCCATCCGTCCCACCTCCCCGACCAGCTGCTGAGAGCGGCACTGCCCTTGTCGGGCGCCTCCTTCGGGCCGCCGAGGGACGCGCAGGAGGAACGTCGGCTGCTCTTACGCCCCTCCGCAGCAGCCGGAGCTGGACAGGGGGAGGAGCccgggtgccccccccccccgctcagtCGCCCTGCCACCTTTCTGCAGGAGGAACAG ACATACATCAAATACTGCCAGAGAAAAGCACTTCCTTTTCCAGCTGAGCTTGGA GGACGGAGCCGCCCCCCGCCCCAGCTCCAGGAGGCGGCTGGTCCACCCCTTCACGGCTCTCCCAGGCAGGACATTCCTCCTGATTTTGAGATTGGACCCCCCAAAGCAGAGCCCCCCGCAGCTCTTGCTCCGGAGAAGAAACCCACCTCCCCTTCCCTGGGACATCCCTCCACGTATCGGAAGGCCATTTTCATGTCTCCTCTGTGGCCGCCTCTTTCGGGCTAA